DNA from Flavobacterium aestivum:
ATCTAACAGAGAACACCCTTTCGATTGGTCAGAAGCTAATCGTGAAGTAAGTTATTGGTTATCTATCGGTTTTCAGTTATTGGTTTTTAAAATATAAAAATCCAATAATCCCAAAGTCTAACAATCTAATAATCTAAGAAAGTCAAAAATTTAAAATCATAAATCATAATGATATACCAAAGAAGTAGTCAGCTTTTTGCTGAAGCAGAAAAAGTAATCCCAGGGGGAGTAAATTCACCAGTAAGAGCATTTAAAGCCGTGGGAGGAACCCCAATATTTGTAAAAAGTGCCAAAGGAGCTTATATGCTTGATGAAGACGGAAACCGATTGATCGATTATATCAATTCATGGGGACCAATGATTTTGGGTCACGCCTACGAGCCAGTTGTACAAGCCGTAATTGAGAAAGCTAAACTTGGAACATCTTTCGGGATGCCAACGGAACTAGAAACTCAAATTGCAGCTTTAGCGGTATCTATGGTGCCTAATATCGATAAAATCCGTTTTGTAAATTCAGGGACTGAGGCTTGTATGAGTGCAGTGCGTCTAGCTCGTGGATTTACCAAAAGAGATAAAATTATAAAGTTTGCAGGATGCTATCACGGACATTCTGATTCGTTTTTGATTCAGGCGGGAAGTGGTGCTGTGACTTTTGGAACTCCTAATAGTCCTGGTGTAACTGCAGGAACTGCCAAAGATACTTTGCTTGCTAAATACAATGATTTGGAGAATGTAAAGACTTTAATCGAAGCGAACAAAGATGAGATTGCAGCCATAATTATTGAGCCAGTTGCTGGAAATATGGGATGTATTCCTCCAGTTAAAGGATTTTTAGAAGGATTGCGTGAGTTGTGTACAGCAAACGGAATTTTATTAATCTTTGATGAGGTAATGACCGGCTTTAGATTAGCAAGAGGTGGAGCACAGGAGCTATTAAATATCAATGCAGATATTGTTTGTTTCGGAAAAGTAATTGGAGGAGGATTGCCAGTTGGAGCTTTTGCCGCAAGAGAAGAAATTATGAATTACTTGGCACCATTGGGACCTGTTTATCAAGCAGGAACTTTATCAGGGAATCCATTGGCTATGGCAGCGGGATTAGCGATGTTGCAGGCATTAGATAATGATCGTGAAATTTTTAAGAGACTGGAAGAGAAAACCGCTTATTTAGGTGCAGGTATCGAAAGAGTATTGAAAGCCAATAATGTTGTCTTTACTATTAATAGAGTTGGTTCGATGATTTCAGTTCACTTTGATGCAAATCCAGTAACTGATTTTCAAACTGCTGCAAATGGAGATAATGAAACCTTCAAGAAATTCTTCCATGGATTAGTTGCCGAAGGTGTTTATATCGCACCATCAGCCTATGAAACTTGGTTTATCACTGATGCATTAACTTATGAAGATTTAGATTTTACTATTCAGGCAATAGATAAAGTTTCTAAAACGTTCTAAGTATTCAATAATAAAATAAAAATTCCACTAAATTACGCCAATTGGTTTGGGTAAATTAGTGGATTTTTTGCTTGAGGTCAAAAAGGATTTGATAGGAATTATTTTTTACATTCCTCTTTTTCTTTCTTTCATTTTTTCTTTGTTTTCTTCTCTCATGGTCATCCATTTCTGGTATTGGTCGGCTGATAAAATAGCTTTCATTTTAGCTTCGGTATCTGCTTTCTCAGCTTGTAAAGTATTTTTAAATGCTGTTCTTTCTTCTGGAGTCATTTTATCTCCGCTAGATTTACGTGCCTCTCTTTGAGTTCTTGCATCTTGAGCCTTTGCGCTTTTCTCAGCTAAAATTTTACCTACGGCTTCTTGTTGTTTAGCATCCAAATTCAATTCTTTGGTTAGATGAGCCAAATGTTTTTGTTGGCGTTGCTCAGGAGTCATTTTCTCCATGTCGGCTCTGTTGGGTTTTGTGGTGGTTTCCTGAGCAAATCCTGTTAACCCCATTCCGAATACTAAGGCAATAATTAATTTTTTCATGTTTGTTTTTTTTAAGTTGTTATACCTGTTAGATAATCAGAATGTTAAAAGGTTTAATTCTCTAATGAAAGTTTGATTTTTCCCGATTAAAATACGATTTAAAAATGATAAAACTATGATTATAATCATATTCTGATTGTTAATGTTTTCTGAAATTTGTCTTAGAAATTTTAAAAACAAATCATTATGTATAAATTATCATTTATTGCAGCTGCCCTGTTAATGCTAATTTCTTGTGGGGATAAAAGTAAATCCACAGATAATTCTTCGAAAGAATCCACTTCAGAAGAAGCAACTAAAACTGAAGCAGTTGATCCGTCAACCTACGATCCAAATAGAGGATTAGGAAAATTTACAACAGTTGATTTAGGCGATAAGCTTGATGTGGCTATGGCAAAAAAAGGTGAAGAAATTCAGACCGTAAAATGTTCTTCTTGTCATAAGCTAACAGATGAAAAATTAGTCGGTCCAGGATGGAAAGGGGTTACTTCTCGTCATAAACCGGAATGGATTATGAATTTTATCACAAATCCTGACCCTATGATTGACAAAGATCCAAAACTTCAGGCACAATTAGAAATATGTCTAATGCGTATGCCAAATCAATCTTTAAGTGATGATGATGCAAGACATGTATTGGAGTATATGCGTCAAAATGATGGTGTAAAATAGGTTAGAAAATAGAATAACAACTAACAGAACATATAATGAAAAATAAATTTTTGAAAGGAACTTTAGCTCTAGCTTTAGTTGCTGCTTTTTTTAGTTCATGTAAGCCTAAAGACTCTAATGATGTAGTAAGTGGTGATGCAGCTCAAAAAGCATACGTTGCGCCAGGTAAATACGATGAGTTTTATAATTTTGTGTCAGGTGGATTTAGCGGTCAGGTTTCCGTTTATGGTCTGCCAAGCGGAAGATTGCTTAGAGTAATTCCGGTTTTCTCTGCGGATCCTCAAAGTGGTTACGGATACAATGAAGAAACTAAACCAATGCTAAATACTTCTAACGGGTTTGTGCCATGGGATGATCAACACCATACGGAGTTATCTCAAACAAATGGTGAAGTAGATGGACGTTGGCTTTTTGCCAATGCCAATAATACTCCTCGTATTGCACGTGTCGATTTAAAAACGTTTACTACAAAGGAAATTATTGAATTGCCTAACAGTGCAGGGAACCACTCCTCTCCGTTTATTACAGAGAATACAGAATATGTAGTGGCAGGTACCCGTTTTAGTGTTCCGCCAGATAATGTAAATGGAGATGTGCCAATTAATACCTATAAACAAAATTTTAAAGGCTATTTAAGTTTTGTAAAAGTAGGGAAAGAGGGTGAAATGGATATTGCTTTTCAAATTGCCGCTCCGGGTGTGAATTTCGATTTGAGTCATGCTGGTAAAGGAAAATCTCACGGTTGGTTTTTCTTCTCTTGCTACAATACAGAACAGGCTAACACTTTGCTAGAAGTAAATGCTTCTCAAAAAGACAAAGACTTTATCATGGCTGTAAACTGGAAAAAAGCTGAGGAATACATCAAAGCTGGTAAAGGGAAAAAAGTGGCTACAAAATATGTTCACAACATTTATGATGAGAAAACACATACTGCAAAATCTGAAACAAGAAATGAGGTTTTAGTTCTTGATTCTAAAGATTTCAAAGATATTTGTTATATGATACCTTGTCCAAAATCGCCTCACGGTTGTGATGTGGATCCAACAGGGGAATACATTGTGGGTAGTGGAAAATTAGCAGCCTTAATTCCGGTATTTAGTTTTGATAAATTGCAAAATGCCATTAAAAACAAACAGTTTGATGGTGAGTATGACGGAATTCCGGTTATTAAATACGAAGCTGCTTTACATGGCGAAGTACAAAAACCAGGTTTAGGACCATTGCATACAGAATTTGACGGAAAAGGAAATGCATATACTACATTCTTCGTTTCTTCTGAAGTTGTTAAATGGGATATCAAATCATTAAAAGTGTTAGATAGAGTTCCTACGTATTATTCAGTTGGACACCTTTGTATTCCTGGAGGAGACAGTAAAAAACCTTATGGAAAATACTTGATTGCCTACAACAAAATTACAAAAGACCGTTATTTGCCAACTGGACCAGAATTAGCACAAAGTGCTCAAATATTTGATATTAGTGGTGATAAAATGCAACTGATATTAGATTTCCCAACCATTGGAGAGCCTCATTATGCTCAAGCAGCACCAGCTGATTTGATTCGAAATAATGGACAGTTGAAAATTTATAAAATTGAAGAAAACAAACATCCTTATGTTACAAAAGGAGAAAAAGAATCCAAAATTGTAAGAGAGGGTAATAAAGTTCACGTTTATATGACTTCAATTCGTTCTCACTTTGCACCAGATAATATAGAGGGAATTAAATTAGGTGATGAGGTGTATTTCCATGTTACTAATTTAGAGCAGGATTGGGATATTCCTCATGGATTTGCCATCAAAGGAGCAGACAATGGAGAACTACTGATTATGCCTGGTGAAACTTGTACCCTAAAATGGATTCCTAAGAAAACTGGAATATTCCCATTCTATTGTACAGATTTCTGTAGCGCATTGCATCAGGAAATGCAAGGTTATGCAAGGGTATCTCCAGCAGGAAGTAGTGTTCCGTTAACTTTTAGTATAGGTACAAATTTGCCAGCAGCAAAATAGTATATTAAGGTTGAAATTAATGTTTTTGAACCATTAAGAAGTTAAGAATTTTAAGTGACACAATCTTAATCTGCTTAATTGCTTAGTGGTTCATTTTTTATGTCAATTTTATATTAAGAAATAAATTATGAAAACTTTAAAGATATCTTTATTTTCAAAAGTGATTCTTTTGATAGTGAGCGCCTTGTTTTTTTTCTCTTTGTTGTTCCCAATGTGGAGAATTGAACTTACTGCGCCTCAATATCCAGAAGGATTAGTATTACAATTGCATGCCAATAAAATTGCCGGAGATGTAGATATCATCAATGGATTGAATCATTATATAGGGATGAAAACCTTGCATACCGAAGATTTTGTTGAATTTTCGATATTGCCTTACGTATTTATTTTTTTTGGATTATTTACTTTGGCCATGATCTTTATAGCCAAACGCAAAGGGGTGATTATACTTTTTGTTTCGTTTGTCCTTTTTGGAATTTTAGCAGCTTGTGATTTTTATAGATGGAACTATGAGTATGGACATAATCTGAATCCTAATGCAGCGATTGTTGTACCTGGAATGGCTTATCAGCCACCCTTGATTGGATATAAGCAACTGTTGAATTTTGGAGCCTTTTCTATTCCGGATGTTGGCGGATGGATGTTGATTCTTGCAGGAGTTTTACTTTTTGGTATTTTGGTAAAAGAAAATCAATGGATCCGTAGTATTAGAAAACCGAATATAGGACCAGTTTTATTGTTTCTGTTATCATTTACTCTTTTTTCATGTACTAATTACAATGCAGTTCCTTTGGAATTAAATAAAGATAATTGTGATTTCTGTAAAATGAGCATTGCCGATGGTAAGTTTGGGGCAGAAGTGATTACCCAAAAAGGGAGAGTTTATAAATTTGATGATATTCAGTGTATGGTCAATTATTGTAAAGCAAACCAGGATACAAAAATGAAAGTGTTTTACGTAAATGATTTTACTAAAGAAAATGTTTTAATTCCTGCAGAGACTGCTTTTTTTCTTTCGGGAGAAATGATTCATAGTCCAATGAGAGGAGGAATTATCGCATTCTCATCCAAGAATGAACTTGCAGCAATACAGCCAAAATTTAATGCTAAATCAATACTTTGGGATGTAGTTTATAATAAATAATGTAAAGAGCATACCAGTTAGTTAACTAGGTAAAATCTTTATTCAATAAATATAATTTTTCAATCAGTACATGAAAAATATTTTCTATTTCATTCTTCTTATTTCCACATTGCTTAAAGCCAACGTAGTTGAAGTTGGAGTGAATAAACCCATAAAATCGATAAAAAAAGCCATCGCCATCGCCAAAGTTGGTGATACCGTTTTGGTCCATAAAGGATTGTATAGAGAAGGAAATATAGTTATCGATAAAAAGATTGTTTTCTTAGGGATAGGTTATCCGATACTGGACGGTCAAAAGAAATATGAAGTCCTCTCTGTAAAATCTGATGGTGTAATTGTAGATGGTTTCAAAATAATAAAATCCGGTTATGCAACACTCGAAGATCCCTGCGGAATAAAAGTCTACAATAAAAACCATGTTACCATTCAAAACAACATTCTGGATAATAATTTCTTTGGAATTTATATCCAAAACGGAAGGAATTGCATCGTAAAGAATAACAAAATAAGAGCTTACGGAAAAGAAGAGCAACGCATAGGTAATGGGATTCATTGCTGGAAAAGTGATAGCCTTCAAATTACAGCCAATACAGTTTCTGGTCATCGTGATGGAATTTATTTTGAGTTTGTCACCAATTCTGTAATCTGGAGAAATATTTCGGTAAAAAATATTCGTTACGGTTTGCATTTTATGTTTTCTAATGATGATGCTTATATTTCAAATGTTTTCAAAAACAATGGTGCCGGAGTAGCAGTTATGTTTACCAGAAGGGTAAAGATGTTTAATAATTATTTTGAAGAAAACTGGGGTGATGCCGCTTATGGATTATTATTAAAAGAAATCTCGGATAGCTATATCAGTGGCAATAAATTTATCAAGAACACATCAGGGATTCATATGGAAGGGACGAGTAGAATTCTTATAGAAAGAAATATTTTTGAAGCCAATGGTTGGGGCATGAAAATTCAGGCCAGTTGCATGGATAATGTAATCAAGAACAATAATTTTGTTGGGAACACTTTTGATATTAGTACCAACGGGAGTTTAGTCCTTAATACTTTCAATAGTAATTATTGGGATAAATATGAAGGTTATGATTTAGATAAGAACGGAGTAGGAGATGTTCATTATCATCCATTGAGTTTATTTGCTGTACTTACGGAAAATAACCCCTCAGCGATGTTACTTTTTAGAAGCTTTATGATTACGCTTTTAGATAAATCAGAAAAAATATTACCCAGTATCACTCCCGATAACTTTGTGGATGAAACCCCATTAATGCATTCTTTGTCTTTATGATTGAAATAAAAAATATTAGTAAAAAATTTGGAAAGTTAGAAGTTCTAAATGACATCAACCTAACTTTCAATAGTGGCGAATGTATTGCACTCATTGGCCCAAACGGTTGTGGAAAAACAACCTTAATAAAAAGTGTTTTGGGGATGGTCATTCCGTCTAAAGGAGATGTTTTATTTGATCAAAAATCTATTTTAGGTAAATACAGATACCGTGAGAATATTGGTTATATGCCACAAATGGGACGTTATCCGGATTATATGACCATTGGTCAAATTATCGAAATGATGAAGAAAATCCGCAATTCAAATCAAGAATTAGACGAAGATCTGATTAAAGATTTTGAACTGGAAAAAATGTTTGATAAACCTATGCGAACCCTTTCGGGAGGAACTACCCAAAAAGTGAGTGCCACATTGGCCTTCCTGTTCAATCCAGATGTACTGATTTTAGATGAACCAACAGCGGGTTTAGATCCATTGGCTTCTGAGATATTAAAAGAGAAAATCATCAAAGAAAAGGAGAAAGGAAAATTAATCTTGATTACGTCACATTTATTGAGTGAGCTTGACGATATGATTTCGCAAATAATTTTTATGCAGGAAGGAAAAGTACATTTTCATAAAACAATTGACGATTTATTGCTTTCTGCTAACGAACAAAAAATATCTAAAGCAATTGCTAAAATATTAAAAGAGAAAAAAAATGAATAGAATCATTAAAATTATTCTGCTCGACATTCTTAAGAATAAAATCATCATTGGGTATACCTTAATTTTGGGGCTGCTCTCTTGGAGTTCCTTTGGTTTAGAGGACAATTCTGCCAAGGGTTTGCTTACGATTCTAAACGTTATTCTGTTTACAGTGCCTTTGGTTTCGATTCTTTTTGCAACTATATATTTGTATAACAGTTCAGAGTTTATAGAGCTGTTATTAAGTCAACCCATAAAAAGAAGAAAGATTTGGTTGAGCTTGTTTTTGGGTTTGTCACTTTCTATGGTTTTGGCTTTCTGTGTAGGAGCCGGAATACCGCTTTTGATCAATGCTCCCAACGGGATAGGGACAATGATGCTTATTGTAGGATGCTTGATTTCGGTTGTTTTCGTGGCATTGGCTTTTTTGAGTTCAATTATCACTAGGGATAAGGCAAAGGGAATAGGAATAGCCATTATGACTTGGTTGTATTTTGCATTGCTTTTTGATGGAATAGTTTTGTTCTTACTGTTTCAGCTTTCAGATTATCCTATAGAAAAAGCAATGGTTTTCATAACCGCATTTAGTCCAATAGATTTAGCAAGAATACAAATATTGTTGCAACTGGATCAATCAGCAATGATGGGATATACAGGGGCAATTTTCAAGGATTTCTTTGGTACAACTTTAGGGCTAATAATGTCTTTCTTGTTGTTGTGTTTGTGGGGAGTTATTCCATTTTTTATTTCTTTAAAGAAATTTAAATATAAAGATTTATAATTCTTAGTTGAATTAATGTAGTTGAAAGTCTTGCATCATTTAGATGGTTTTGTCTTGTATCCTGTTGAAAAGAGTTTGTATTTAATGATAAATTTAAGTGGATGAAATCAGATATAAAAAATAGAGCCGATATAGAAAAGTTAGTCAATGTTTTTTATGATAAAATAAAGACTGATACTGAAATAGGTTATTTTTTTTCGGATGTAGCCAAAGTAGATTGGGAAAAACACTTGCCTATAATGTATAACTTTTGGGAAAATATTCTGTTCTCAACCGGTAATTTTGAAGGAAATCCGATGCTTAAACACAAAGAATTGCATCAGAAAAGCAAATTGAATCCAGCTCATTTTCTGCATTGGAATGTGCTGTTTAGTGATACAGTAGATGAGTTGTTTGCAGGTGATAGAGCTACAGAAATCAAACTAAGAGCAAAGAATATTGCTGCAGTTATGATGACAAAGACATTAGAGTAATTGTTTGAAAAAAAAGATTTGAAAAAAGGAAGCCGTCTCAGTTGAGATGGCTTCCTTTTTCAATTTAGTATTTGAATTAATAATACCTTTTATTTTGGAGGCATTAGCACATCACCAATAACATGAATGATTCCATTTGAAGTTGGTATTGAAGCCGTAATTTCGGAACCGTTTACGAAGGTTTTGTCTCCTTTTTTGGTGATTTTTACTTTACCACCAAAAACCATGTCAAACTCCTGACCATCTTGCATGTATTCAGTTTTCAAACTTCCTACATAGGTATGGTACCCCAATATGTTTTCTAAATCTCCTTTTTTCTCTGGTTTGAGTAAGCCTTCAACAGTTCCGGCAGGTAATTTATCAAAAGCAGCATTTGTTGGCGCAAATACTGTAAATGGACCAGCATTGCTTAATGCATCAACCAATCCGGCAGCTTTTATGGCAGCCACAAGAGTGGTGTGGTCTTTGCTTCCAGATGCGACCTGTACAATATTGGGGTTTGAGGCGTCGTCTTTTACTCCAGATTGTCCGGTTCCAGTTGTTTCTGTGCTTTCTGTTGTTTTTGCTTTTTCAGCGTTGGCGTCGTTATTTTGCTTGCAACTCAAGAAGCTCACAAAACTAACAACTAATAATAATTGAATAGTTTTTTTCATGATTATAATACTTTGGTTTATAGAACAAATTACCAAAATATCTGGTTTTTATTTTATGAGTGAAATCATAAAGCAGGATTGTTTTTAACTTTTTTTAGCGAATGATAAGTAGTGATTCCTATACCCGAAAAGAGGATCAAAGCTGTAATAAACAACAGTTCGTTTGCATAGGGTATTGGCGTGTAACTAAAAGAAGCAATCCCTTGTATGGCCAAAATTATTTCATTTATTAAAACTCCAATGGAGAATAAGATTAAACCAAATTTTATTTTTTTTGTAATTAAAATCAAATGGCAGGCATAAATATAAAACAATAGAAATAATGAGATTACAGCCAATAAAACCAAGTGCAAATAGGCGATAACAATAGGTCGGAACCCAAATGCCAGCTGACTTACCGTTGGTAATGTTGACCCTAGTTGTAAAGCTAATTTTATGATTAAGGCAAGACCAACAAAGATTAAAATATAACGTAAGACCAGAGCATAATCTTTTAGAAAACCCTTTCTTGTTTTTGTTAAAACACTAATGAATTTAAACCATACAACGACTTGTATAAACGCTGCTAATACGGTAACACCATAGAGCCATAGCGGTAGTTTTAACCATAATGTAGATAAAAAATAGGCAGGGATACAAGCTATAGCAAATAGAGTAAAAAAAGTTCCGAAAAAAGGATGCTCGGATTTTTTTAGATTTAAAAAACCGTAAAATAAACCCATACAGGCAAAGAAAAACCAACCGTTATATTGAAAATGAAGATAAAAATATACAGATGATAAATAGACATCCTGAACGATATTTTTGCTAATCATCATGTAAGCCAAATAAAAGCTTCCTAAAGAAGATAAGACATTGAACAATAATGCAGCGCAAAACCATTTTTTTGCCAAATAATCATTGTTCAGTTGTTTTAGGTCTTTTATAAATTGATAACAAAAAGTATAACTTACCAAAACAGATAGAGTAGTAAAAATAATAGAAAGCAAATCTAATTTGGGAATAATGTAACTAACTAAAAGGCCGTAGGAACAAACAAGATAGGCAATAATTATAGCCTTGTATTTGCTGCCATTAAAACCATTTATTTTAGTCTGGAGATAATGAATCATTAAGATTATTAAAGTATGGCTTATCCAACCGGAAAAGGCAAAATTGTAATGGGAATGCTGAAGTTTTTTTTGCTCTAAATAAGGAAAATCAAAGCCTATTTTATAGCGCATTAAAACACCAAGAAAAGCAACTATACAAAGATTTAACAGGGAGATTTTAAGCCAGAATTTGATGTTTAACTGCATTTAATAATATATTTTATGGTTGATGATTTCTACTTTGTTGCAAGTATTCATTTTGCATAAAACACGAATTACGGTTTCAACTCTCAAGCCGGTATGATTGGCAATTTCCTGGCGCGTATACGGAATTATTAACCTTGTATCTTTGTTATCAGTATTCTTCTTGCATGAATTTAAAAAAGAAATAATTCGGTGCTCAGGTTTATGGTTGATAATCTCGTTAGATGATTTAGATTTAGAATATACTTTTTGAGCAAGTAGAAATAAAAAAGATTTTTGAACGGATGGATATTCATCAAGAATTTTCAAAAACTTGTCCTTAGATAATTTTATGATAGTGCTGTCTTGAGTGGCAACTGCTTTTGAGGGGTAGGTTCCGTCTATAAATAAAGGAGGTTCACCAAATCCTTCTCCGCTGCAAAAAAGTCCTTGTGTGTATTCTTTACCCTCAAGATTTAGATTAAACATTCGGACTCCTCCATCAATTATTTGATAATAGAAGTTCGCCGATTCTTCTTCTTCAAAAATAACTTCGTTTTTTTTGTATTTTTTAGCAACTGCTCCCCATGTAAAAAGTAAATCTATGTCTATTTGCATAAGCTTTAAGGTTTTAGAGATGTCTAGTAAAACAAATTTATTGCCGATAAAAATATAAATTTACAAAATTTAATTGTATGATTTTTATCATGTTATGTTTTTTGGTGATGTAATAAGCAGATACTGAGCATCATTAATTTCTTATCAAAAAATAACTTAAATAACTGACATTTATCATGCAATTTTAAAAAGTGGAGTTCTATATTTGTGGTGTGAAAAAACTTATATTCATACTCATTCTAGCTATTTTTCTAAAGCCAATTTTCCCGGTAATAGAATACATGGTCAATTATGAATACATTTCAATGGTACTTTGCGAAAACAAAGCAAAGCCAATGATGCACTGTAACGGAAAATGTCATTTGATGAAAGAATTGGCCAAGGCTAATGATAATGATAAATCAGATCCTTCAGATAAAAAAGGCTATACTCCTGTTGTCGAGCTGTTGTTTTTTCAAGAGATTAATGCTATTTCGCTTTTTTCATTATCTCTTTTAGATAAAGAAAAAATGAACTACAATTATTCTAATTTGTATTCTAATATGCATTTGGAATATCTTTTTAGACCACCCATTTTTATATCTTAAATTTTTAGGTTTCTACCGTTTGGATTTTTTCAAAGGGCAGAATTCTTATGGAATCAATTGTTTGCTTTTTTTTAGAATGTCAAACATTATCAACATTAAATTTAAAATATAAAAAACACTCAAAATGAAATTTCGATTCAAAAAAAATATTCTATTAT
Protein-coding regions in this window:
- the hemL gene encoding glutamate-1-semialdehyde 2,1-aminomutase, which gives rise to MIYQRSSQLFAEAEKVIPGGVNSPVRAFKAVGGTPIFVKSAKGAYMLDEDGNRLIDYINSWGPMILGHAYEPVVQAVIEKAKLGTSFGMPTELETQIAALAVSMVPNIDKIRFVNSGTEACMSAVRLARGFTKRDKIIKFAGCYHGHSDSFLIQAGSGAVTFGTPNSPGVTAGTAKDTLLAKYNDLENVKTLIEANKDEIAAIIIEPVAGNMGCIPPVKGFLEGLRELCTANGILLIFDEVMTGFRLARGGAQELLNINADIVCFGKVIGGGLPVGAFAAREEIMNYLAPLGPVYQAGTLSGNPLAMAAGLAMLQALDNDREIFKRLEEKTAYLGAGIERVLKANNVVFTINRVGSMISVHFDANPVTDFQTAANGDNETFKKFFHGLVAEGVYIAPSAYETWFITDALTYEDLDFTIQAIDKVSKTF
- a CDS encoding c-type cytochrome, encoding MLISCGDKSKSTDNSSKESTSEEATKTEAVDPSTYDPNRGLGKFTTVDLGDKLDVAMAKKGEEIQTVKCSSCHKLTDEKLVGPGWKGVTSRHKPEWIMNFITNPDPMIDKDPKLQAQLEICLMRMPNQSLSDDDARHVLEYMRQNDGVK
- the nosZ gene encoding Sec-dependent nitrous-oxide reductase → MKNKFLKGTLALALVAAFFSSCKPKDSNDVVSGDAAQKAYVAPGKYDEFYNFVSGGFSGQVSVYGLPSGRLLRVIPVFSADPQSGYGYNEETKPMLNTSNGFVPWDDQHHTELSQTNGEVDGRWLFANANNTPRIARVDLKTFTTKEIIELPNSAGNHSSPFITENTEYVVAGTRFSVPPDNVNGDVPINTYKQNFKGYLSFVKVGKEGEMDIAFQIAAPGVNFDLSHAGKGKSHGWFFFSCYNTEQANTLLEVNASQKDKDFIMAVNWKKAEEYIKAGKGKKVATKYVHNIYDEKTHTAKSETRNEVLVLDSKDFKDICYMIPCPKSPHGCDVDPTGEYIVGSGKLAALIPVFSFDKLQNAIKNKQFDGEYDGIPVIKYEAALHGEVQKPGLGPLHTEFDGKGNAYTTFFVSSEVVKWDIKSLKVLDRVPTYYSVGHLCIPGGDSKKPYGKYLIAYNKITKDRYLPTGPELAQSAQIFDISGDKMQLILDFPTIGEPHYAQAAPADLIRNNGQLKIYKIEENKHPYVTKGEKESKIVREGNKVHVYMTSIRSHFAPDNIEGIKLGDEVYFHVTNLEQDWDIPHGFAIKGADNGELLIMPGETCTLKWIPKKTGIFPFYCTDFCSALHQEMQGYARVSPAGSSVPLTFSIGTNLPAAK
- a CDS encoding nitrous oxide reductase accessory protein NosL: MKTLKISLFSKVILLIVSALFFFSLLFPMWRIELTAPQYPEGLVLQLHANKIAGDVDIINGLNHYIGMKTLHTEDFVEFSILPYVFIFFGLFTLAMIFIAKRKGVIILFVSFVLFGILAACDFYRWNYEYGHNLNPNAAIVVPGMAYQPPLIGYKQLLNFGAFSIPDVGGWMLILAGVLLFGILVKENQWIRSIRKPNIGPVLLFLLSFTLFSCTNYNAVPLELNKDNCDFCKMSIADGKFGAEVITQKGRVYKFDDIQCMVNYCKANQDTKMKVFYVNDFTKENVLIPAETAFFLSGEMIHSPMRGGIIAFSSKNELAAIQPKFNAKSILWDVVYNK
- a CDS encoding nitrous oxide reductase family maturation protein NosD; its protein translation is MKNIFYFILLISTLLKANVVEVGVNKPIKSIKKAIAIAKVGDTVLVHKGLYREGNIVIDKKIVFLGIGYPILDGQKKYEVLSVKSDGVIVDGFKIIKSGYATLEDPCGIKVYNKNHVTIQNNILDNNFFGIYIQNGRNCIVKNNKIRAYGKEEQRIGNGIHCWKSDSLQITANTVSGHRDGIYFEFVTNSVIWRNISVKNIRYGLHFMFSNDDAYISNVFKNNGAGVAVMFTRRVKMFNNYFEENWGDAAYGLLLKEISDSYISGNKFIKNTSGIHMEGTSRILIERNIFEANGWGMKIQASCMDNVIKNNNFVGNTFDISTNGSLVLNTFNSNYWDKYEGYDLDKNGVGDVHYHPLSLFAVLTENNPSAMLLFRSFMITLLDKSEKILPSITPDNFVDETPLMHSLSL
- a CDS encoding ABC transporter ATP-binding protein translates to MIEIKNISKKFGKLEVLNDINLTFNSGECIALIGPNGCGKTTLIKSVLGMVIPSKGDVLFDQKSILGKYRYRENIGYMPQMGRYPDYMTIGQIIEMMKKIRNSNQELDEDLIKDFELEKMFDKPMRTLSGGTTQKVSATLAFLFNPDVLILDEPTAGLDPLASEILKEKIIKEKEKGKLILITSHLLSELDDMISQIIFMQEGKVHFHKTIDDLLLSANEQKISKAIAKILKEKKNE
- a CDS encoding ABC transporter permease subunit; this encodes MNRIIKIILLDILKNKIIIGYTLILGLLSWSSFGLEDNSAKGLLTILNVILFTVPLVSILFATIYLYNSSEFIELLLSQPIKRRKIWLSLFLGLSLSMVLAFCVGAGIPLLINAPNGIGTMMLIVGCLISVVFVALAFLSSIITRDKAKGIGIAIMTWLYFALLFDGIVLFLLFQLSDYPIEKAMVFITAFSPIDLARIQILLQLDQSAMMGYTGAIFKDFFGTTLGLIMSFLLLCLWGVIPFFISLKKFKYKDL
- a CDS encoding group III truncated hemoglobin codes for the protein MKSDIKNRADIEKLVNVFYDKIKTDTEIGYFFSDVAKVDWEKHLPIMYNFWENILFSTGNFEGNPMLKHKELHQKSKLNPAHFLHWNVLFSDTVDELFAGDRATEIKLRAKNIAAVMMTKTLE
- a CDS encoding fasciclin domain-containing protein, translating into MKKTIQLLLVVSFVSFLSCKQNNDANAEKAKTTESTETTGTGQSGVKDDASNPNIVQVASGSKDHTTLVAAIKAAGLVDALSNAGPFTVFAPTNAAFDKLPAGTVEGLLKPEKKGDLENILGYHTYVGSLKTEYMQDGQEFDMVFGGKVKITKKGDKTFVNGSEITASIPTSNGIIHVIGDVLMPPK
- a CDS encoding Crp/Fnr family transcriptional regulator, whose product is MQIDIDLLFTWGAVAKKYKKNEVIFEEEESANFYYQIIDGGVRMFNLNLEGKEYTQGLFCSGEGFGEPPLFIDGTYPSKAVATQDSTIIKLSKDKFLKILDEYPSVQKSFLFLLAQKVYSKSKSSNEIINHKPEHRIISFLNSCKKNTDNKDTRLIIPYTRQEIANHTGLRVETVIRVLCKMNTCNKVEIINHKIYY